From Planococcus halocryophilus, the proteins below share one genomic window:
- a CDS encoding TIGR04104 family putative zinc finger protein, with amino-acid sequence MERCEVCRMPFTWEQVSKSLLAAYKLITCRTCSERYKVQFLSRVLASLLVIGPIFPAILLSPSISTQMLIFVAFIVLPSVFVALSYLIHYRIA; translated from the coding sequence ATGGAGAGATGTGAAGTTTGTCGTATGCCATTCACATGGGAACAAGTCAGTAAATCGTTGTTGGCAGCATATAAACTGATTACGTGCCGCACTTGTAGTGAACGCTATAAAGTTCAGTTTTTATCCCGTGTTTTGGCTTCTCTTTTAGTCATTGGGCCGATATTCCCGGCCATTTTGCTTTCACCATCCATAAGCACACAAATGTTGATCTTTGTTGCGTTTATAGTTCTTCCATCTGTTTTTGTAGCATTGTCATATTTGATTCATTATCGAATCGCTTGA
- the pyrF gene encoding orotidine-5'-phosphate decarboxylase, with protein MNKPIIALDFASKQQVEEFLAQFSEPLFVKVGMELYFQEGPELVRFIKSQGHDIFLDLKLHDIPNTVESAMRGLAKLKVDLVNVHAAGGLEMMQAAKRGLAGSETKLIAVTQLTSTSEEDMHEDQLVYVSLEESVLHYAKRAMQAGLDGVVCSVLEAEAIGEACGQDFLRVTPGIRPASVSADDQKRVATPAQARIKGSTHIVVGRAITKAENPAESYAQIQAEWSGKS; from the coding sequence GTGAATAAACCCATTATCGCTTTAGATTTTGCATCCAAACAACAAGTAGAAGAATTTTTAGCACAATTTTCTGAGCCGCTTTTTGTTAAAGTAGGCATGGAGCTTTATTTTCAAGAAGGACCTGAATTGGTTCGTTTTATAAAATCACAAGGTCATGACATTTTCTTGGATTTAAAACTGCATGACATTCCCAATACAGTAGAGTCCGCTATGCGAGGCTTGGCCAAATTGAAAGTAGATTTAGTCAATGTCCATGCTGCTGGTGGGCTTGAAATGATGCAAGCAGCAAAACGTGGGTTGGCAGGTAGTGAGACGAAATTGATTGCAGTGACCCAATTAACTTCGACAAGTGAAGAAGATATGCATGAGGATCAATTGGTTTATGTCAGTTTAGAAGAGTCTGTCTTACATTACGCAAAGCGAGCGATGCAAGCAGGATTAGATGGTGTTGTTTGTTCGGTGCTTGAGGCAGAGGCTATTGGCGAAGCATGCGGACAAGACTTTCTACGTGTAACACCAGGCATTCGTCCGGCTTCGGTGTCGGCTGATGATCAAAAACGCGTCGCAACTCCAGCACAGGCACGAATAAAAGGATCGACTCATATCGTAGTTGGCCGAGCGATTACCAAAGCTGAAAATCCGGCAGAAAGTTACGCACAAATCCAAGCAGAATGGAGTGGGAAATCTTGA
- a CDS encoding D-serine ammonia-lyase: protein MNVEQRQLKEWISTYPLLQPIMNLKPVVWLNPKLKKMADMNNLPVSLADMEKAEQLWQRFAPFLASEFPDTAEANGIVESPLREIPNMKTQLNDRFTDNIEGLLFLKCDNELPIAGSIKARGGVYEVLHHAEKLAIDAGIISTEQSYEQFSSGKFKEFFSQYSIGVGSTGNLGLSIGIISAKLGFQVFVYMSADAKQWKKELLREKGATVVEFKGDFSEAILAGRNETLAKPNAYFVDDEKSKHLFLGYSVAAFRLKQQLNDAGVQVDAEHPLFVYLPCGVGGAPGGIAFGLKQVFGDEVHCFFVEPTHSPAVLIGLMTGAKNKVCVQDFGIDNMTEGDGLAVGRPSSFASGISEKTVSGIYTIEDQQLFSLLTLLASSEGIFVEPSATAGLLGPLKIQASDYAQVNKIPMNTATHIVWATGGALVPKEEMDGFYQRGNEDLGV from the coding sequence ATGAACGTAGAACAACGGCAATTAAAAGAATGGATTTCAACCTATCCTTTGTTACAACCAATCATGAACTTAAAGCCAGTTGTTTGGCTAAACCCGAAACTTAAAAAAATGGCTGATATGAACAACTTACCAGTTTCTTTAGCAGATATGGAAAAAGCAGAGCAGCTTTGGCAACGCTTTGCTCCATTTTTAGCATCAGAATTTCCTGACACGGCAGAAGCAAATGGTATTGTCGAATCACCTTTGCGTGAAATCCCTAACATGAAAACTCAATTAAACGATCGATTTACAGATAATATTGAGGGATTGCTGTTTTTAAAATGCGATAATGAATTACCAATTGCGGGGTCTATTAAAGCGCGTGGTGGTGTTTACGAAGTATTGCATCATGCAGAAAAATTAGCAATAGATGCCGGTATCATTTCAACTGAGCAATCGTACGAGCAGTTTTCATCCGGAAAGTTTAAAGAGTTTTTTAGCCAATATTCCATAGGGGTAGGGTCTACAGGGAATCTTGGTCTAAGTATTGGCATTATTAGCGCGAAACTTGGGTTCCAAGTTTTTGTTTACATGTCTGCAGACGCAAAACAATGGAAAAAAGAGTTACTGCGTGAAAAAGGGGCTACCGTCGTCGAATTTAAAGGCGATTTTAGTGAAGCTATTTTAGCTGGACGTAACGAAACATTGGCCAAGCCAAATGCCTATTTTGTTGATGATGAAAAATCCAAGCATTTGTTTTTAGGGTATAGTGTGGCTGCTTTTCGTCTCAAGCAACAATTGAATGATGCGGGCGTACAAGTTGATGCCGAACATCCACTATTTGTTTATTTACCTTGTGGAGTAGGCGGTGCACCGGGGGGCATTGCGTTCGGCCTCAAGCAAGTTTTCGGTGATGAAGTTCATTGTTTTTTTGTGGAACCCACACATTCGCCAGCTGTTTTAATTGGGTTAATGACCGGTGCAAAAAATAAAGTTTGTGTTCAAGACTTTGGCATCGACAATATGACAGAAGGTGACGGCTTAGCAGTTGGACGACCATCTAGTTTTGCTTCAGGTATTAGCGAAAAAACAGTGAGTGGCATTTATACCATCGAAGATCAACAATTGTTTTCGTTATTAACACTGTTAGCCTCAAGTGAAGGCATTTTCGTGGAACCTTCTGCTACGGCAGGTTTACTCGGGCCATTGAAAATTCAAGCAAGTGATTACGCACAAGTAAATAAAATTCCAATGAACACGGCTACGCATATTGTTTGGGCAACCGGAGGTGCGTTAGTGCCAAAAGAAGAAATGGATGGATTTTATCAACGTGGAAATGAAGATTTAGGAGTGTAG
- the pyrE gene encoding orotate phosphoribosyltransferase codes for MKYEIANHLLSIGAVELRPQDPFTWASGVKSPIYCDNRLTMSYPAVRKDIAKGLAETINEYYPDCEVVAGTATAGIPHAAWVSDLLELPMVYVRSKAKEHGQTNMIEGKIETGKKVVVVEDLISKGGSVLQAAQALEAVGFEVLGIVAIFTYDLPQSIEAITGAGYTFHTLTNFPALVEQALNTKAINEADMPMLADWHEKLKAGTL; via the coding sequence TTGAAATACGAAATAGCAAATCATTTATTATCGATCGGTGCAGTTGAATTGCGCCCGCAAGATCCGTTTACTTGGGCATCTGGTGTTAAATCTCCGATTTATTGCGATAATCGATTAACAATGTCCTACCCGGCAGTGCGGAAAGACATTGCCAAAGGTTTAGCAGAGACAATTAACGAATATTATCCTGATTGTGAAGTGGTAGCAGGAACAGCGACAGCTGGTATTCCACATGCTGCATGGGTTAGTGATTTGCTGGAATTACCAATGGTTTATGTGCGGTCGAAAGCAAAAGAACATGGTCAAACGAATATGATTGAAGGTAAAATCGAAACCGGTAAAAAAGTGGTTGTTGTTGAAGATTTAATCTCTAAAGGTGGATCCGTCTTGCAAGCAGCGCAAGCACTTGAAGCAGTAGGGTTTGAAGTTCTAGGAATCGTAGCTATTTTCACTTACGATTTGCCTCAGTCAATCGAAGCTATCACAGGAGCAGGTTATACGTTCCATACGCTAACGAATTTCCCAGCACTTGTCGAACAAGCATTGAACACGAAAGCAATCAACGAAGCGGATATGCCTATGCTTGCAGATTGGCACGAAAAATTAAAAGCAGGAACTTTGTAG
- a CDS encoding PadR family transcriptional regulator, giving the protein MALRSQLLKGVLDACVMAIIEEQPVYGYELSQKLQQIGLPDISDGTIYPVLLRLQKNGFIRGEMRPSATGPNRKYYFLTDEGNAELEQISSEWMQIAQPVSQLLKRSDKNEGNKITN; this is encoded by the coding sequence ATGGCTCTTAGAAGTCAGTTATTGAAAGGGGTTTTGGATGCATGTGTCATGGCCATAATAGAAGAACAACCAGTTTACGGCTACGAATTGTCCCAAAAACTTCAGCAGATAGGATTGCCTGATATTAGCGATGGTACGATTTATCCTGTGTTGTTAAGGCTTCAAAAAAACGGCTTTATCCGTGGAGAAATGAGACCTTCTGCAACTGGTCCTAATCGTAAATATTATTTTTTAACCGATGAAGGAAATGCGGAACTTGAACAAATCTCTTCTGAATGGATGCAAATTGCTCAACCGGTTAGTCAATTGCTAAAAAGGAGTGATAAAAATGAGGGGAACAAAATAACTAATTAA
- a CDS encoding VOC family protein has translation MSIQSSHIFVNLPVKNLEKSVSFFQELGFEFENKMTNDDGAALIIGPTSYVMLLTESYFKGFTKKGITDTSSHSEVILTISASSKAKVDELISKALKAGAQPANEKVDDEFMYYASFIDLDGHMWEVLYMEEM, from the coding sequence ATGTCTATCCAATCGAGTCACATCTTCGTCAATTTGCCGGTGAAAAACTTGGAGAAATCTGTTTCTTTTTTTCAGGAACTCGGATTTGAATTTGAAAACAAGATGACCAATGACGATGGGGCAGCTTTGATTATTGGCCCCACTAGTTATGTGATGCTCCTGACTGAATCATATTTTAAAGGGTTTACAAAAAAAGGAATTACAGATACCTCTAGCCATTCAGAAGTTATTCTCACTATTTCAGCTTCAAGCAAAGCAAAAGTAGACGAGTTAATCAGTAAGGCATTAAAGGCTGGAGCTCAACCAGCAAATGAAAAAGTAGATGACGAATTCATGTATTATGCTAGCTTTATAGACTTGGATGGTCATATGTGGGAAGTTCTCTACATGGAGGAAATGTAA